One Lactobacillus sp. CBA3606 DNA segment encodes these proteins:
- a CDS encoding polysaccharide biosynthesis protein — MQKIKKQVANSRLLKPENLYLITLAAYLISVTIQTTTFNAYYPQIVGSVIQLGTIAIMLVKIVGFDDLTSGQVIQQLSLLGLIVVVALTSGAHYLMTTVLLAMGARQVSFRQILKLYLMIVGTILLVAFIAAELGLIANITFATSDGVRQSFGVVYTTDFAAHIFYLSCAYLYLRAKAFRLIDLLPVGLALMVIYLFTKTLTDVLAMLILLGLYVIYIYRRQLNQRWFIAVILRYAFLAMPIMSVVIVQLSAGFNYHERIFLKLNTLFSSRLSLGNNAILAYGFKLLGQSPIYVNGWGGSRVATFKNGIGDLTYFYIDSSYLNMLIAYGVLLTLVIVIGTSFFLYQRSKANDYLLPIIFVAIAFSSGFDQHLLEVTYNIFILAFFAILPRYQTQIGPAFERQVVTQSTRTNVATEQGKSQRQPNFRRHYE, encoded by the coding sequence ATGCAAAAAATAAAAAAACAAGTCGCTAACAGCCGCCTCCTAAAACCAGAGAATTTATATCTCATCACCCTAGCTGCTTACTTGATTTCGGTCACCATTCAAACGACGACGTTTAATGCGTATTACCCGCAGATTGTTGGTTCGGTGATTCAGTTAGGCACGATTGCAATCATGCTTGTCAAAATTGTTGGATTTGATGACTTAACCAGTGGTCAAGTGATACAACAGCTTAGTCTATTAGGATTGATCGTGGTGGTAGCCCTCACATCTGGGGCGCATTACTTAATGACAACGGTGTTATTAGCCATGGGCGCCCGCCAAGTCTCTTTTAGACAAATTCTTAAGTTGTACCTGATGATTGTAGGGACCATTTTATTGGTTGCCTTTATTGCAGCCGAATTGGGGTTAATTGCCAATATTACGTTTGCGACCAGCGATGGTGTCCGGCAGTCTTTTGGGGTGGTGTATACGACCGATTTTGCGGCCCATATTTTTTACTTGAGTTGTGCTTATTTATATTTGCGGGCCAAAGCTTTTCGACTGATTGATTTGTTGCCGGTGGGGTTAGCGTTAATGGTTATTTACCTATTTACTAAGACGTTAACCGATGTCTTAGCAATGCTAATTTTACTAGGATTGTACGTCATTTACATTTATCGGCGTCAATTAAATCAGCGTTGGTTCATCGCCGTGATCCTACGCTATGCGTTTTTAGCGATGCCAATTATGAGTGTGGTGATTGTGCAGTTGTCGGCCGGCTTTAACTATCACGAGCGTATTTTTCTGAAATTAAATACGTTGTTTTCATCACGGTTATCACTGGGCAACAACGCAATTTTAGCCTATGGATTTAAATTACTGGGGCAATCGCCAATTTATGTGAATGGTTGGGGTGGGTCTCGCGTAGCCACGTTTAAAAATGGCATTGGCGATTTAACCTATTTCTATATTGATTCTTCTTATTTGAATATGTTGATTGCGTATGGGGTCTTACTGACGTTAGTTATTGTGATTGGGACGAGCTTTTTCCTCTATCAGCGTAGTAAAGCTAACGACTACTTGCTCCCCATTATCTTTGTCGCTATTGCCTTTAGTAGTGGTTTCGATCAACACTTATTGGAGGTGACTTACAATATCTTTATTCTGGCGTTCTTTGCGATTTTACCTCGTTATCAGACACAGATTGGTCCAGCATTTGAAAGGCAAGTCGTGACGCAATCAACTCGTACAAATGTGGCAACTGAACAGGGCAAGTCGCAACGGCAACCAAATTTTAGGAGGCACTATGAGTAG
- a CDS encoding polysaccharide biosynthesis protein produces MSRRQFYWLQYTVVLLAIFLILLASTGSDGLFAFALQPTKLGFYPQMVVTMLVAAGPDLLLMALGAYQLKQTNYSFARLVRYIITIIGGITLFSLIYYVYGLATTQQLHHFNSATFLSELVQGPFSTYDTLYGIIAFFVTLPILRVVAKHADAMTIKYLVIVELIFVGVFPVVGYLLGLSSIYINIPVALQGGAFFPLMGYWLVHTDFVRKITREQLLIAWILSLVCYTIMIAVTLYQSVLEGDFGVIATQNFTQTFQAIPCLTFFITIETFILNRPFSTQHRLRPTNFLRLSYGVLLITGVVLAPLKVILMGLTPYLGPFIGSLIWVLTTILISYLVAMVLSHIAGITKLFPSIFMDFTEAHNNEIKDSMD; encoded by the coding sequence ATGAGTAGGCGACAATTTTATTGGTTACAGTACACCGTAGTTTTATTGGCAATCTTTCTAATCCTGCTTGCTAGTACGGGAAGTGATGGTTTGTTTGCTTTCGCTTTACAACCAACTAAATTGGGATTTTATCCACAAATGGTGGTGACCATGTTAGTTGCGGCGGGGCCTGACCTATTGTTAATGGCGCTAGGTGCTTATCAATTAAAGCAGACGAATTATTCTTTTGCCCGCTTGGTCCGCTATATTATCACTATCATTGGTGGGATTACCTTATTTTCGTTAATTTATTACGTTTATGGGTTAGCCACAACGCAACAATTGCATCATTTTAATTCGGCAACCTTTCTCTCAGAGCTCGTTCAGGGGCCGTTCAGTACGTATGATACGCTGTATGGCATTATTGCGTTCTTTGTCACACTACCGATTTTGAGAGTAGTTGCTAAGCATGCTGATGCGATGACAATCAAATATTTAGTGATTGTCGAATTGATTTTTGTGGGCGTTTTCCCAGTAGTGGGGTATTTATTGGGGCTATCGAGTATTTATATTAATATCCCGGTTGCGTTACAGGGTGGGGCATTCTTCCCCTTAATGGGGTATTGGTTAGTCCATACGGATTTTGTGCGTAAGATTACCCGGGAACAACTACTCATTGCGTGGATTTTATCACTAGTTTGTTACACAATTATGATTGCCGTTACACTGTATCAATCAGTACTTGAAGGTGATTTCGGTGTCATTGCCACACAAAACTTTACGCAAACTTTTCAAGCGATTCCTTGCCTAACTTTCTTTATCACGATTGAAACGTTTATTTTAAATCGACCATTCAGTACGCAGCATCGGTTACGTCCAACTAATTTTTTACGCCTGAGTTATGGTGTTTTATTGATTACAGGGGTCGTGCTGGCACCGTTAAAAGTAATCTTAATGGGTTTAACGCCGTATCTGGGGCCTTTTATTGGTAGTCTAATTTGGGTGCTGACCACGATTTTAATAAGTTATTTAGTTGCAATGGTATTAAGTCACATTGCAGGTATTACCAAGCTGTTTCCAAGCATTTTCATGGACTTTACGGAGGCCCACAATAATGAAATCAAGGATTCAATGGATTGA
- a CDS encoding acyltransferase family protein, which translates to MKSRIQWIDIARGIAILAVIVGHTLGPYTGGFLGSLIFTFHMPIFFVLSGYLYHQRPLRRELKNGSLNLLVPYAITSVLVLLISMVALQLPANPLIMGYFTSTKAGVISILYGAGSAVFAPWQLTVQPLGALWFLLSMFLAMQFFNGGMRFAERMRYPVVVRLSWVVGLTVLGGRLGQVIYLPWALNAALFAQSFLYAGFLIKQYHILDWLKFWHYVGFILLWVISAKSGYFNLNVPNSPNLLLSFGGGIAGSLCIFKVSAWLAQFDGRPGLKLLEQYGRLSLIILCFHLIDLNVIGIEGHLYHRASLLMGAGGATVVTILYRIGFVTIAMFLVPKVPVIRSCYLMRQYPFTLNLRRKMVKD; encoded by the coding sequence ATGAAATCAAGGATTCAATGGATTGATATTGCCCGCGGCATTGCCATTTTAGCAGTCATCGTGGGGCACACGTTAGGCCCTTATACCGGTGGCTTTCTTGGCAGTTTGATTTTTACTTTTCACATGCCAATTTTCTTTGTCTTGAGTGGCTACTTATATCATCAGCGGCCACTACGGCGAGAATTGAAAAATGGCAGTTTGAATTTATTAGTACCTTACGCCATCACCAGTGTTTTAGTGCTATTAATCAGCATGGTGGCCCTACAATTGCCAGCTAATCCGTTGATTATGGGGTATTTTACGTCAACCAAGGCGGGTGTCATTTCGATTTTATACGGTGCGGGATCGGCCGTCTTCGCACCATGGCAATTAACCGTCCAACCACTTGGGGCACTGTGGTTTTTGTTGAGTATGTTTCTTGCCATGCAGTTTTTTAATGGTGGTATGCGATTTGCTGAACGGATGCGTTATCCCGTGGTGGTTCGTTTAAGTTGGGTGGTTGGATTAACCGTTTTAGGCGGTCGATTAGGACAGGTCATCTATTTACCGTGGGCCTTGAATGCGGCATTATTTGCGCAATCATTTTTATATGCGGGCTTTTTAATTAAGCAGTATCACATTTTGGACTGGCTTAAATTTTGGCACTATGTTGGGTTCATCCTGTTGTGGGTGATCAGTGCGAAATCGGGGTACTTTAATCTGAATGTACCGAATTCGCCCAACTTATTATTAAGTTTTGGGGGCGGCATCGCAGGCAGTCTCTGTATTTTTAAAGTGAGTGCATGGCTAGCACAGTTTGATGGCCGTCCTGGTTTAAAGTTACTCGAACAGTATGGCCGTCTCTCATTAATTATTCTCTGTTTTCATCTGATTGATTTGAACGTGATTGGGATTGAGGGGCATCTATATCATCGGGCTAGCTTGTTAATGGGGGCTGGCGGAGCCACAGTGGTCACAATCTTATATCGGATTGGTTTTGTGACCATTGCAATGTTCTTGGTGCCGAAAGTGCCTGTTATCCGGAGTTGTTATTTAATGCGGCAATATCCATTTACCCTTAATTTACGGCGGAAAATGGTTAAAGATTAA
- a CDS encoding DUF4422 domain-containing protein produces MTTKIFVAAHKNYQMPIDKTYQPIFVGADINGTLPMGYQADNTGDNISAKNPNYNELTALYWIWKNCHAEVKGLMQYRRYLALTPKDRLTGILTQTEIDRLLHDRTVIVPKKRHYYIESNYSHYIHAHQAAPLDEARVVIAKLCPAYLSSYDTVMHRTSAHMFNMMIMPAKDFDAYAQWLFSILFAVDAAIDISDYDAVEARVFGYLSELLLDVWLHKNQISCAEVPVMYMEKQQLVAKGFNLLKRKFLPNAKKRTHF; encoded by the coding sequence ATGACAACTAAAATATTTGTGGCAGCACATAAAAACTACCAAATGCCAATTGATAAAACCTATCAACCAATATTCGTTGGGGCGGATATTAATGGGACGTTACCAATGGGCTATCAAGCAGACAATACCGGCGATAATATTTCAGCTAAAAATCCAAATTATAACGAATTAACGGCGCTTTATTGGATTTGGAAGAATTGCCATGCTGAAGTAAAGGGGCTCATGCAGTACCGGCGTTATTTAGCGTTGACACCGAAAGATCGGTTAACTGGTATTCTGACCCAGACGGAAATTGATCGGTTATTACATGATCGGACAGTCATTGTCCCTAAAAAGCGGCATTACTATATTGAATCGAATTATTCACATTATATTCATGCCCATCAGGCGGCACCACTCGATGAAGCTCGCGTCGTGATTGCAAAGCTCTGTCCGGCTTATTTGTCCAGTTACGACACGGTGATGCATCGGACCTCGGCCCATATGTTTAACATGATGATTATGCCAGCTAAAGATTTTGATGCCTATGCGCAATGGTTATTTTCAATTCTGTTTGCAGTGGACGCAGCAATCGATATTTCGGACTATGATGCGGTTGAGGCTCGGGTATTCGGTTATTTGTCAGAATTATTACTAGATGTGTGGTTGCATAAGAATCAGATTTCCTGTGCCGAAGTTCCAGTGATGTATATGGAAAAACAACAATTAGTGGCAAAAGGATTTAATTTATTAAAACGAAAATTTTTACCGAACGCCAAAAAGCGCACTCATTTTTAA
- a CDS encoding glycosyltransferase family 2 protein, with the protein MKYVSVIVTFNRQALLKQAIESLCNQSLPPQQIIVVDNASTDGTAAMMANYQDEQLHYIRLPQNVGGAGGFYQGIKVAKRYRTTADWVSLSDDDAIFEPDYFEKIAQAAKQHPTIKAFAGTVEFVDGTKQLDQRQRLKNWTHFDAQAVPELDYQHDFFIDLFTFCGCVINFDLMIKTGMPRQDFFIWWDDIEYSIRLRKNSEILNVSPAVLVHHTDKPRSDEGYQQNWKEYYWFRNRTVTVRELGRHRLGANLWAMGQIVERGIEIIRDGRRYRGQRGAALRVTTSGVLDGFRHKMGANHDYMPK; encoded by the coding sequence ATGAAATATGTGTCAGTAATTGTGACTTTTAATCGGCAAGCGCTATTAAAGCAAGCCATTGAAAGTCTGTGTAATCAAAGTTTGCCACCACAGCAGATTATTGTGGTGGATAACGCTTCAACCGATGGGACGGCTGCAATGATGGCGAACTATCAAGATGAGCAGTTACACTATATTCGGTTACCACAGAATGTCGGGGGTGCCGGTGGGTTTTACCAGGGGATTAAAGTGGCGAAGCGTTATCGGACGACTGCTGATTGGGTGTCACTATCAGATGATGACGCTATTTTTGAACCTGATTATTTTGAAAAAATCGCCCAAGCTGCCAAGCAACATCCAACTATTAAAGCTTTTGCGGGGACGGTTGAATTTGTGGATGGGACGAAGCAATTAGATCAACGGCAACGATTGAAAAATTGGACGCATTTTGATGCGCAAGCCGTGCCGGAATTAGATTATCAGCATGATTTTTTCATCGATTTATTTACCTTTTGTGGTTGTGTGATAAACTTTGATTTAATGATTAAAACGGGGATGCCACGGCAAGATTTCTTTATTTGGTGGGATGATATTGAATATTCAATTCGCTTACGGAAAAATTCAGAAATTTTGAACGTGTCACCAGCGGTATTAGTCCATCATACCGACAAACCACGATCGGATGAAGGGTACCAACAGAATTGGAAAGAGTATTATTGGTTCCGCAATCGGACAGTAACCGTGCGCGAACTTGGTCGGCATCGCCTTGGCGCTAATTTATGGGCCATGGGGCAAATTGTTGAGCGCGGGATTGAAATTATCCGTGATGGCCGACGGTATCGCGGGCAACGCGGTGCAGCATTACGGGTGACAACGAGTGGTGTTCTGGACGGCTTTCGGCATAAGATGGGGGCTAATCATGATTATATGCCGAAATAA
- a CDS encoding sugar transferase: MNKFVLNVVYDEKNNAGSKAKADVTTILLNQLQFKEIKQVQFRSKLEKLQGQHVVNQICAQVEAGDVLLIQYPTYFGHFWEKRLFKQLGQKNVKIIILLHDVDVLRVANLPRYKNLEWVTRLLNMGTVLISPNQAMSRLLTAHGLTLPMITLKIYDYLQAPRHTPRVQPDQNQISFAGNLNKSSFLYQLPSTDAYQLFLFGMLDNQRQFEQANLHYQGIFPPDDLKDRLPDGFGLVWDGGTPDELTGLAGQYLKYNNPHKVSLYLSSGLPVIVPAVAAIADFVTTQQVGLVISGLSELPAKLATVTADEYHTMQGQVAKVGAQLRAGTYTVTAVEQALAQVTAIPDEVR, from the coding sequence ATGAATAAGTTCGTCTTGAATGTGGTTTACGATGAGAAAAATAATGCCGGTAGCAAAGCTAAGGCTGATGTGACGACAATTTTATTAAACCAATTACAGTTTAAAGAAATTAAGCAAGTTCAATTCCGGTCTAAACTGGAAAAGTTACAAGGTCAGCACGTGGTCAATCAGATCTGTGCCCAAGTTGAGGCTGGAGATGTCTTATTAATCCAGTATCCGACGTATTTTGGTCATTTCTGGGAAAAACGGTTATTTAAGCAATTAGGGCAAAAAAACGTTAAAATCATTATCTTGTTACATGACGTGGATGTACTCCGGGTCGCTAATTTACCACGGTATAAAAATCTTGAATGGGTCACGCGGTTATTAAATATGGGGACAGTTTTAATTTCGCCTAATCAAGCCATGAGTCGATTACTCACAGCCCATGGGTTAACGTTACCCATGATTACGCTAAAAATTTATGATTATTTGCAGGCGCCACGGCACACGCCACGGGTACAGCCAGATCAAAATCAAATTTCTTTTGCAGGTAATTTGAATAAATCGTCATTTTTGTATCAGTTACCAAGTACTGATGCGTATCAATTATTTTTGTTTGGCATGTTGGATAACCAACGGCAATTTGAACAAGCTAATTTACATTATCAAGGGATCTTTCCCCCGGATGACTTAAAAGACCGCTTACCAGATGGGTTTGGCTTGGTCTGGGATGGTGGCACACCGGATGAACTAACTGGTTTGGCTGGTCAATATTTAAAGTATAATAATCCGCATAAAGTCTCGTTGTACTTGTCATCGGGGTTACCGGTGATTGTGCCAGCGGTGGCTGCAATTGCTGATTTTGTCACGACACAGCAAGTTGGCCTAGTGATTTCAGGGTTATCAGAATTACCGGCTAAGTTAGCAACAGTCACGGCCGATGAGTATCACACGATGCAGGGACAAGTGGCTAAAGTCGGAGCCCAGCTACGAGCCGGCACATATACGGTTACCGCAGTTGAGCAAGCTTTAGCACAGGTAACCGCTATTCCAGATGAAGTTAGGTGA
- a CDS encoding glycosyltransferase: protein MTAKVQSKRKSITAVVMAPYLTGHGGMETVLTAVVNHYNQDSQIKLQVYFSQGLGNKDFLRRFVNRHQVLNDPKLEQQSTFKKAANVLRIMNFLRQSQADEIICMSTRLVYLAAQVKRLWHKSYTVISWVHFSLVGGDVVSTGLLKYADYHLAISRGIQQQLMDLGIQRQRITVIYNPINLDVPLVPIRQATTPVTFLYIGRIQWQQQKNLQELFNVLPKLHGPWQLKVIGSGDDDETVKQFIQQAHLTDKVKLLGWQAAPWPRLTDISCSVLTSKFEGLPMGLIESLIRGIPAVASDCPTGPADLIQSGTNGFLYPMGDSVRLTTILQDFIDGQVDFERAKVRDSMTWLSTDAYYTRLSTQLMAVAAP, encoded by the coding sequence TTGACAGCTAAGGTTCAATCCAAACGAAAATCGATCACTGCCGTCGTGATGGCACCGTATCTAACCGGCCATGGGGGTATGGAAACTGTCTTGACTGCCGTGGTTAATCATTATAATCAGGATTCCCAGATTAAGCTACAGGTCTATTTTAGTCAGGGCTTGGGAAACAAGGACTTTTTACGGCGCTTTGTGAATCGGCATCAAGTGTTAAATGATCCGAAATTGGAACAACAATCCACCTTTAAAAAGGCGGCCAATGTGCTGCGAATTATGAATTTCTTACGCCAGTCACAAGCAGATGAAATCATCTGTATGAGTACCCGCTTAGTTTATTTGGCGGCCCAGGTGAAACGTTTGTGGCATAAGTCGTATACGGTCATTTCATGGGTACATTTTTCGTTAGTTGGCGGGGACGTGGTTTCAACAGGTTTACTAAAGTACGCCGATTACCATTTAGCAATTAGCCGTGGCATTCAGCAGCAACTAATGGACTTAGGGATTCAGCGCCAACGAATCACGGTAATTTATAATCCGATTAATTTGGATGTGCCACTGGTACCGATACGGCAGGCAACAACGCCGGTGACGTTCCTATATATTGGTCGGATTCAGTGGCAGCAGCAAAAAAATCTACAAGAGTTATTTAACGTCTTACCAAAGTTACATGGACCGTGGCAATTAAAGGTCATTGGGTCCGGTGATGATGACGAAACGGTTAAGCAGTTTATTCAGCAAGCACATTTAACTGATAAAGTTAAGTTATTAGGCTGGCAAGCTGCACCTTGGCCAAGGTTAACGGATATCAGTTGTAGCGTGTTAACCTCGAAATTTGAAGGATTACCGATGGGCTTAATTGAGTCTTTAATTCGGGGAATTCCAGCAGTCGCCAGTGATTGTCCGACTGGTCCGGCTGATTTGATTCAGTCGGGAACAAATGGCTTCTTGTACCCGATGGGGGATAGTGTGCGGTTAACGACTATTTTACAAGACTTCATTGATGGTCAAGTTGATTTTGAACGAGCTAAGGTTCGTGACAGTATGACTTGGCTAAGCACGGATGCGTATTATACGCGACTTTCGACGCAACTGATGGCAGTAGCAGCACCTTGA
- a CDS encoding polysaccharide biosynthesis C-terminal domain-containing protein, which yields MKIIRNYFYTVGYNILILLTPLLTVPYISRVLGPTGVGINASTNSVITYFLLFGTVGITIYGNREIAFIRDNRAKRSQTFWEIEGLQLITISLAYLGFLIFLLVEQQFKVYFFYQSFYIIAGAFDISWYFMGLEDFKKTVLRNTLVKLASLVAIFVFVKTRQDTGIYILILSLSQLLGNLTLWPYLRRSVNRPVWAKLHLFRHLRPSIALFIPQIATTVYLALNKTMLWQLDSVTASGFYDYSDKLIKLVLALVTATGTVMLPHIANLYMKQQMTKVKEYLYASFDFVLSISIPMAFGIAAIATSLAPWFFGSQFTAVNTLLMIEAPVIVLIGMSNVLGQQFLLPTRRTRDYTISVTIGAGVNILCNIPLILMWHVQGAMLATLLSEICVTVYQLFVTRHDLQLGRLMSCFGQYLIAGLAMFLVVYALNQVMLISAVSLFEQIVIGLLVYLGFIFILQPKILAEAHHLRA from the coding sequence ATGAAAATTATCAGGAATTACTTTTATACGGTCGGTTATAATATTTTAATCTTATTAACACCATTATTAACAGTACCGTACATTTCACGGGTGTTAGGCCCAACTGGGGTCGGAATTAATGCGTCCACCAATTCGGTCATTACTTACTTTTTACTTTTTGGGACGGTCGGGATTACCATTTATGGTAACCGGGAAATCGCCTTTATCCGTGATAATCGTGCTAAACGCTCACAAACCTTTTGGGAGATTGAGGGATTACAGCTGATTACGATTAGCCTCGCCTACCTCGGCTTCTTAATTTTCTTATTGGTTGAACAGCAATTCAAAGTTTATTTCTTTTATCAGTCTTTTTACATTATTGCTGGTGCATTTGATATTTCTTGGTATTTTATGGGCCTGGAAGACTTTAAAAAAACGGTTTTACGTAACACCTTAGTTAAGTTGGCCTCACTGGTCGCTATTTTTGTCTTTGTTAAGACCCGCCAAGATACCGGTATTTATATTTTAATTTTATCCTTATCACAATTACTCGGTAATCTGACCCTTTGGCCCTATTTGCGGCGGTCAGTTAATCGACCGGTATGGGCCAAATTACACTTATTTCGTCATTTACGGCCATCCATTGCCTTATTTATTCCCCAAATTGCCACGACCGTTTATCTGGCTTTGAATAAAACCATGCTTTGGCAATTGGATTCCGTGACGGCCTCTGGTTTTTATGACTACTCTGATAAGCTCATCAAGCTCGTGTTAGCCTTAGTCACCGCTACTGGGACCGTAATGCTACCACATATTGCGAACCTTTACATGAAACAACAGATGACTAAGGTCAAAGAATACTTATACGCGTCATTTGATTTTGTACTAAGTATCTCGATTCCAATGGCCTTTGGGATTGCTGCCATTGCGACTTCGTTAGCACCGTGGTTCTTCGGTTCCCAGTTCACAGCCGTTAACACCCTCTTGATGATCGAAGCACCAGTCATTGTTTTAATCGGGATGAGCAACGTCTTAGGTCAGCAATTCTTACTTCCGACCCGACGGACACGGGACTACACGATTTCAGTCACAATTGGGGCTGGCGTTAATATTTTATGCAACATCCCACTAATTCTCATGTGGCATGTGCAAGGCGCCATGTTAGCCACCCTCCTGTCAGAAATTTGTGTGACGGTTTATCAGCTCTTTGTGACCCGCCATGATTTACAATTAGGACGCTTAATGAGTTGCTTTGGTCAATATCTCATCGCCGGGCTAGCCATGTTTCTCGTGGTCTATGCGTTGAATCAAGTCATGTTAATTTCAGCGGTGAGCCTCTTTGAACAAATCGTCATTGGCCTATTAGTCTATCTGGGATTCATCTTCATTCTACAACCAAAAATTTTAGCCGAAGCGCACCATTTACGCGCATAA
- a CDS encoding glycosyltransferase family 2 protein, with amino-acid sequence MVKISIIIPTYNSVATIDRLITSIIQQTGFRDYEIICVDDGSTDQTWVRLQQLANQYSVIRCYRQTNQKQAAARNNGLRHALGDYIMFADADDYWLPGLFEAVVPDLKHALTIFGIQKDYDQKQVLEVQSGTKGSHNQQQLIQNYLAKNVEMDVGVWNKVFSKAMIDHYQFQFSNGNFFEDSSFVLAFLAHVTPKDIRYIEKPFYVLNKHANTTTSQFSPAIIERAQRYYQGVATTLTELHYADQTQRTILTALRCRLLLHVSHHYLVNNPQWSPQWERHFLAARLKTLPMLINRLISWKYKLAYLTLRYVPRVYRRAYLNYKPEI; translated from the coding sequence ATGGTAAAAATTAGTATTATTATTCCAACTTATAATTCTGTCGCAACCATTGATCGACTGATTACCTCAATTATTCAACAGACGGGTTTTCGGGATTATGAGATTATTTGTGTGGATGATGGGTCGACCGATCAGACTTGGGTGCGGCTACAACAATTAGCTAACCAATATTCTGTGATACGTTGCTATCGACAGACCAATCAAAAGCAAGCCGCTGCACGTAATAATGGTCTCCGACATGCGCTAGGGGACTACATCATGTTTGCGGATGCGGATGATTATTGGCTACCAGGCTTATTCGAAGCGGTAGTTCCAGATTTGAAGCATGCCTTAACGATTTTTGGTATTCAAAAGGACTATGACCAAAAGCAAGTTTTAGAAGTGCAATCAGGCACTAAAGGGAGTCATAATCAGCAACAGCTTATTCAAAATTATTTGGCGAAAAATGTTGAAATGGATGTTGGTGTCTGGAATAAAGTGTTTTCAAAAGCGATGATTGATCATTATCAGTTTCAATTTTCAAATGGTAATTTCTTTGAAGACAGTAGCTTTGTCTTAGCCTTTCTGGCGCATGTCACCCCTAAAGATATTCGTTACATTGAAAAGCCATTCTACGTCCTGAATAAGCATGCGAATACAACGACTAGCCAGTTTTCACCGGCGATTATTGAACGGGCACAGCGGTATTATCAAGGGGTGGCGACAACTTTGACGGAGTTGCACTATGCCGACCAGACACAGCGCACTATTTTAACGGCATTGCGTTGTCGCTTGTTATTACACGTCAGTCATCATTATTTGGTGAATAATCCCCAATGGTCACCGCAGTGGGAACGCCATTTTCTAGCAGCTCGGCTTAAAACGCTGCCGATGTTAATTAATCGGCTGATTAGTTGGAAATATAAATTAGCGTATTTGACGTTACGGTATGTGCCACGGGTTTATCGGCGTGCCTATCTTAACTATAAGCCTGAAATCTAA